From Ptychodera flava strain L36383 chromosome 3 unlocalized genomic scaffold, AS_Pfla_20210202 Scaffold_26__1_contigs__length_13983176_pilon, whole genome shotgun sequence, one genomic window encodes:
- the LOC139126030 gene encoding uncharacterized protein — MWKAHGDFLDFEDKNIDWNFILEETVDLECPSHDVDYNTSETAPISGGITPTVGDEISGTRRDINPTQLVQYACPFCGKVYKSASGFRGHVKKIHEKDVKASLYKVKNGTGTYQQQNTESGTEIEDTTVHTEQASAMGSNDSTRQTRKTGFSRPTPLYHQGQLKSEIPGMVVQALAEIADDVNLKVKGSVHGHTIASIAIDLVCKLKLGEISIPDDVVNDLTSRLWNVITAGDNEKTYSSHNEEIWSSFYCMWSNQDLTKTMIYSFQPCLSSNVSYADLFRTVRLCLFNLIAVVRHRRDETDYANERSQQKETDMCRMDEEEEKALRYFAGYIPYNLMKKNMRKESAASKEYIAILESMRDTSDVQSSSKMWVDKLDKGGLFKVSDTAYLFFKEMELICRNHLKTEEIVGYHGQNIYKPLVDEILEKESIHRMWSSLSRKASIDVISNAVLSSIVRLYVNIRCFSFARSVVEVYKRKNRKHLKGSKGLRKTLV, encoded by the exons ATGTGGAAAGCACATGGCGACTTTCTCGATTTTGAAGATAAAAACATCGATTGGAATTTCATTCTCGAAGAAACCGTTGACTTAGAATGTCCAAGCCATGACGTTGACTATAACACCAGCGAGACAGCGCCCATATCGGGTGGTATAACACCGACAGTTGGAGATGAGATATCCGGAACGCGCCGTGATATAAACCCAACCCAGCTGGTTCAATATGCATGTCCGTTTTGCGGCAAAGTATATAAAAGTGCGAGTGGTTTCCGGGGccatgttaaaaaaatacatgaaaaagaTGTGAAAG CATCTCTCTACAAGGTGAAAAATGGTACAGGTACCTACCAGCAACAAAATACTGAATCAGGGACTGAGATTGAAGACACAACag TTCATACTGAACAGGCATCTGCAATGGGTAGCAACGACAGCACCAGGCAGACAAGAAAAACAG GTTTCTCCCGCCCTACTCCTTTGTATCACCAAGGACAGTTGAAGTCAGAAATTCCTGGAATGGTTGTGCAAGCATTAGCTGAAATAGCAGACGATGTcaatttgaaagtgaaaggCAGTGTTCATGGACATACAATTGCAAGTATAGCAATTGACTTGGTCTGCAAACTCAAGTTAGGGGAAATTTCCATTCCTGACGATGTAGTCAACGACCTGACATCAAGGCTGTGGAACGTCATTACAGCTGGggataatgagaaaacatattCGTCGCACAATGAAGAGATATGGTCATCATTTTATTGTATGTGGAGCAATCAGGACCTTACTAAGACAATGATATATTCCTTTCAACCATGTCTTTCCAGCAATGTATCTTATGCCGATTTATTTCGCACTGTAAGATTGTGTTTGTTTAATTTAATCGCTGTTGTGCGACACAGAAGGGATGAAACAGATTATGCCAATGAAAGAAGTCAGCAAAAAGAAACAGATATGTGCAGAATGGATGAGGAAGAAGAGAAAGCCCTACGTTATTTTGCAGGGTACATTCCatataatttgatgaaaaaaaatatgcgTAAAGAAAGTGCTGCGAGCAAAGAGTACATTGCCATACTTGAAAGTATGAGAGATACTTCTGATGTTCAGAGTTCAAGCAAGATGTGGGTAGACAAACTTGATAAGGGAGGGTTGTTTAAAGTATCTGATActgcatatttatttttcaaggaGATGGAATTGATTTGCAGAAATCATCTTAAGACGGAGGAAATTGTGGGATACCATGGCCAGAATATCTACAAACCACTTGTTGATGAGATTCTTGAGAAAGAAAGTATTCACCGTATGTGGAGTAGCCTGTCTAGGAAAGCGAGTATTGATGTAATATCTAATGCTGTTCTTTCATCAATTGTTCGACTGTATGTTAATATCAGGTGCTTTTCTTTTGCACGTAGTGTTGTCGAGGTCTACAAAAGGAAAAACCGAAAGCATCTGAAAGGGTCCAAGGGGTTACGTAAAACACTTGTGTAG